One Elephas maximus indicus isolate mEleMax1 chromosome 16, mEleMax1 primary haplotype, whole genome shotgun sequence DNA window includes the following coding sequences:
- the PLEKHS1 gene encoding pleckstrin homology domain-containing family S member 1, translating to MESKPQKSPGKQFTFYYENEVCKQDYFIKSPPPQLFFAMGSWKRRFFILSKSRETSFSLSYYKDRHQRGSIEIDQNSSVEVGISSPEKMQFVQKMFKCHPEEVMSIRTTNREYFLIGHDREKIKDWVSFMSSSCRDIKAAHQITEESLSLGDKRRTSDPSPFLVPSGIPKAVSSTLSRTSLPNMHFMEKSSPGFRQSYLPQDFSSETTQDKEEENYYISPRSILLELGNIDSNDSGESIEPDSPDKVFKRTELPYVSMKSFVFKETPDQSAESKEESQALPKTQDEGLHLQEQGSENDSGLSPANSEAQTTNDKKGSASLTVVQLSILINNIPDECQVEKLDVFLSPSDIINYLALIEAAGRICVAQWVGPPRLGCLFCHGDHLLAVNDLRPQSLEEVSLFLSRSIQKEKVKLTIGRIPNSKKFHAITCVCPLKYQDDAPFHLDNPGPERAPKRSPAIRRGQEKRSGE from the exons GCAAacaatttacattttattatgaaaacgaAGTCTGCAAACAAGATTACTTTATCAAATCACCACCTCCTCAGCTTTTCTTTGCCATG gGCTCTTGGAAAAGGCGGTTTTTCATCCTGTCAAAGAGTAGGGAAACCAGCTTTAGCCTTTCCTATTACAAAGACCGTCATCAACGAGGATCCATTGAAATTGACCA AAATTCCAGTGTGGAAGTTGGCATAAGTAGCCCTGAAAAAATGCAATTTGTACAGAAGATGTTTAAATGCCACCCTGAGGAGGTGATGTCCATCAGAACCACTAACAGGGAGTACTTTCTCATTGGCCATGACAG GGAGAAGATTAAAGACTGGGTCTCCTTCATGTCATCATCTTGCCGGGATATAAAAGcagcacatcagatcacagag GAGAGTCTCTCACTGGGTGATAAACGGCGCACTTCAGACCCCAGCCCTTTCCTCGTTCCTTCCGGTATACCAAAGGCCGTTAGCTCCACCTTATCAAGAACCAGTCTTCCAAACATG CATTTCATGGAAAAAAGTTCTCCAGGATTCAGGCAATCTTATCTCCCACAAGATTTCTCTTCAGAGACCACTCAGGATAAAGAAGAAGAGAATTATTATATCAGCCCCCGGAGTATTCTTTTAGAG TTGGGTAATATTGATTCCAATGATTCTGGTGAATCCATTGAACCTGATAGTCCAGACAAGGTCTTCAAAAGAACTGAGCTTCCTTATGTGTCAATGAAATCCTT TGTTTTCAAAGAGACACCTGACCAGTCTGCTGAGAGCAAAGAGGAATCCCAGGCCCTTCCCAAAACCCAAGATGAGGGGCTTCACCTGCAAGAACAAGGCTCAGAAAATGACTCGGGTCTTTCACCTGCCAATTCAGAAGCACAGACCACGAATGACAAAAAGGGGTCGGCCTCACTAACTGTTGTGCAATTGTCTATATTAATCAA TAACATCCCTGATGAATGCCAAGTGGAGAAACTGGACGTGTTCCTTTCTCCTTCTGACATCATAAATTACCTTGCTCTCATAGAAGCTGCAGGACGGATATG TGTGGCCCAGTGGGTAGGCCCCCCTCGCCTGGGGTGCTTATTTTGCCATGGAGATCACCTTTTGGCTGTGAATGATCTGAGGCCCCAGAGCTTGGAGGAGGTCTCCTTGTTTCTCAGCCGGTCCATCCAAAAGGAG aaAGTAAAACTCACCATCGGCCGGATTCCAAATTCAAAGAAATTCCATGCTATCACCTGTGTGTGCCCATTAAAATACCAGGATGATGCACCTTTTCATCTGGACAACCCTGGACCAGAGAGGGCACCAAAGAGGAGTCCAGCCATTAGAAGGGGCCAGGAGAAAAGAAGTGGAGAGTAA